Genomic window (Planctomycetia bacterium):
GCTTGCGGGCGTGTAGGGCGATGCCAGAGCCGAACGTGCGATGCGAGTCGTACTTGCGATCGCCGAGGACCGGCCAGCCACGCTCAGCTAATTGCACGCGGATTTGGTGCTTGCGGCCGGTTTCGAGCATGATCTCCAGGAGTGTGCCCGCCCCGAGGACTTGCAGGCGGCGAAAGCTCAGCCGTGCTTCGAGCGCGCCGCCGATGTGCTGTGGCACGACCTTCATGCAATGCGCGGCTTCGTCCTTAAGCACCCAATCCAAGCATTCACCAGAAGGCGGCACGCTAGACCCTTCGACGATCGCCCAGTACGTTTTTTCGACGTCGCGCGTGCGGAATTGCTCGCTGAGCCGCGCCGCCGCCTTCGAAGTTCGGGCGAACAACGTGACGCCGGTCACGAGTGCATCAAGCCGGCTGACGACGCCGAGATAGACCTCGCCCGGCTTTTGGTATCTGCGCTTAATGTATTGCTTGGCCAGCTCGAACAGACTGGGCTCGCCCGCCGCCGCGCCCATCGTCGCCAGGCCAGCCGGTTTATTCACCGCCAGCAGGTGATTGTCCTCATACAGCACCTCCAGCGTCGGGGCGTTCATGGAGATATGTTACCATACGCCGGTCCCTTCGCCGGATGGACAACGAGCAAACCTTTGATGCCGTCCCCGTTCCAAAAACCGCCGTTCACCTGGCGCCGCAAATTTGGCTATGCCTTCCGCGGCTTGGCCGTCGGCGTGCGCGGGGAGCGCAGCTTTATTGTCCATTTCACGGCGGCCATCGCCGTGATTGTTGCGGCGGGTCTGCTCGGCTGCACGCTCGTGGAATGGTGCGTCTTGTTCATCGCAATCGGCGGCGTGCTCACCGCAGAAGTCTTCAATCGAGCGATAGAGCGCCTCGCCAGTGCGATTACGTCCGACGAAAACGCGGACATCCGCGACGCCCTCGATATCGCCGCCGGGGCCGTGTTGATGGCCTCCGCGACGAGCGTGGTGGTTGGCCTGGCGGTGCTTGGGTACCGAGTCTGGCTATTGTCGCTGACGTACAGCGTCTTCTGTGGCCGAGGTCTGTGACCTCGGGGAGTTGGCGCGAGTCGACAAATTGGCGCAGTTGTGGACGGTGCTGCCGAGGTCACAGACCTCGGCTATAGAAGGTTCTCCACGCGGGACACCGCCTCACCTTGCCCTAACCGGGTGCGAATGCGATCGCCCGGCTGCAGTTCACCAGCATCGCGAATCAAATGGCCGTTGGCTTCGCGGAAGGTGAGGCTGTAACCGCGCCCCAGGACGCCGAGCGGACTTAAGGATTCCAGCCTGGCCGCCGTGGAGGAGATTTGCCGGCGACCATCCGCGAGCTTTTGCCGAGTCGCCCGCGCGGCGCGGGCGTCCAGTTCATCCAGGCGTTGTTCCGATTGTTGCAACGTCGCGAACGGTCGGCGGAAAATCCGGCGCGCCGCGAGCGACTCCAGCCGCAGCCTTGCGCTCGTGGCCCGCGAACGGAGTTGCGTGAGCAGCCGTTGAGCGTGCTGCCCCAGGGTTTGTCGCAATTCATCGGCGCTGGGCACGACGCGCTCGGCCGCTTCGCTAGGCGTGAGCGCGCGAACGTCGGCAACGAGATCCGCGAGCGTGACGTCGATTTCATGCCCGATCGCGGAGACGACCGGAATCCGCGAGGCGTGAATCGCTCGCACGACGATTTCTTCGTTGAACGCCCAGAGGTCTTCCAAACTGCCGCCGCCGCGGGCGACGACCAATACGTCGATGTCGGATTGTATCGCATTGAGCTGGCGAATCGCCGCGGCCACTTCCTTGCCGGCGCCGTCGCCTTGCACGCGGACCGGCGCGAGGAGCACGTCCGCGCCCAGCCAGCGGCGCTTGAGCACCTGCAGAAAATCGCGCACCGCCGCGCCGGTCGGACTCGTGATTAGGCCGATCCGCCGAGGAAACCGTGGCAACGGGCGTTTGCGCGCCGGATCGAACAAGCCTTCCGCCGATAACTTCTCGCGCAACTTGCGTAGCGCCAATTCGAGCGCGCCGATTCCCTTGGGCTGCAGTTGATCGATGACCAGTTGATAGCTACCGCGCGGGGCGTAGAGGTCGACGGCCCCGTGGCAGATCACTTCCAGGCCGTCGTGAAGATCGAATCGCAACCGCTGGGCCGCGTTACGCCAGATCACGGCCCGCATTTGCGCCCCGTCGTCCTTGAGCGTGAAGTAGCAATGTCCGGAGGAGGGCCGGGAAAAATTGGAGATCTCCCCCACGACCCAGACGGCCGGAAAAGCGCCTTCCAGGAGGTCCTTCACCATGCCAGTGAACTGGGAAACCGTGAGGGCCCGTTCGGAAGCGGAATCGTGCGAGTTTTCCAGTTCATACGCCATCAGGGCATTCTATCGTCAGACGCACCGCTTGAAATGTCCCCCACTCCCATTAGAATCTGGGCTTACGGATTCGGGGCCGTCCATATCGCAAGGTCGCCCTGGGACTCAGGTTGGAAGCACGCATGTCTCCCACATCGATCGTCGCCTATCTGGCCTTGTTCGTGGCCGTCGGCGGAGTGTTCCTGTTTGCCAATATGCTGGTCGGCAAGTTCCTGCGGCCGGATAATCCCTCGCCGGAGAAGCAGGAAGTCTACGAGTGCGGCGAACCGACGATCGGTTCCGCGTTCGTGCAATTCGACCTGCGGTTCTACGTCGTCGCGCTGTTGTTCATCATCTTCGACGTCGAAGTCGCGTTCTTCTTTCCCTGGGCGGTGGTTTTCGGGAAATCGACGCAGCTCCTCAACGGCGATCCTTCCCCCGCCGCGGTGTCGCAAACGCTGACGGAACTGGGCGTGCCTGT
Coding sequences:
- the xseA gene encoding exodeoxyribonuclease VII large subunit, whose translation is MAYELENSHDSASERALTVSQFTGMVKDLLEGAFPAVWVVGEISNFSRPSSGHCYFTLKDDGAQMRAVIWRNAAQRLRFDLHDGLEVICHGAVDLYAPRGSYQLVIDQLQPKGIGALELALRKLREKLSAEGLFDPARKRPLPRFPRRIGLITSPTGAAVRDFLQVLKRRWLGADVLLAPVRVQGDGAGKEVAAAIRQLNAIQSDIDVLVVARGGGSLEDLWAFNEEIVVRAIHASRIPVVSAIGHEIDVTLADLVADVRALTPSEAAERVVPSADELRQTLGQHAQRLLTQLRSRATSARLRLESLAARRIFRRPFATLQQSEQRLDELDARAARATRQKLADGRRQISSTAARLESLSPLGVLGRGYSLTFREANGHLIRDAGELQPGDRIRTRLGQGEAVSRVENLL
- a CDS encoding diacylglycerol kinase, producing the protein MPSPFQKPPFTWRRKFGYAFRGLAVGVRGERSFIVHFTAAIAVIVAAGLLGCTLVEWCVLFIAIGGVLTAEVFNRAIERLASAITSDENADIRDALDIAAGAVLMASATSVVVGLAVLGYRVWLLSLTYSVFCGRGL
- a CDS encoding RluA family pseudouridine synthase; protein product: MNAPTLEVLYEDNHLLAVNKPAGLATMGAAAGEPSLFELAKQYIKRRYQKPGEVYLGVVSRLDALVTGVTLFARTSKAAARLSEQFRTRDVEKTYWAIVEGSSVPPSGECLDWVLKDEAAHCMKVVPQHIGGALEARLSFRRLQVLGAGTLLEIMLETGRKHQIRVQLAERGWPVLGDRKYDSHRTFGSGIALHARKLVIEHPTRREPVEIVAPLPASWERLGIPLSETTLP
- a CDS encoding NADH-quinone oxidoreductase subunit A; the protein is MSPTSIVAYLALFVAVGGVFLFANMLVGKFLRPDNPSPEKQEVYECGEPTIGSAFVQFDLRFYVVALLFIIFDVEVAFFFPWAVVFGKSTQLLNGDPSPAAVSQTLTELGVPVAVQGDVTEQVARNTGYWLSWMSLGDILVFFAVLLVGFAYVWRRGDLDWVRAVSKERATGTGRPRLAELDEGPVLAA